A part of Rhipicephalus microplus isolate Deutch F79 chromosome 8, USDA_Rmic, whole genome shotgun sequence genomic DNA contains:
- the LOC142768545 gene encoding uncharacterized protein LOC142768545: MTYVDALCLHLSRVPQHDLGRLEEQDLPRLPRLGDKTVPQAVISVRVLIQSMTDMYARPHFAAHLYSILANMGIIRPWAFYLVGQIKDRSDVIGDILKKMRRNNVFGAFTKATENVYCSCLLVVDDGGSLTTSLTCWPPGGQSLS, encoded by the coding sequence ATGACGTACGTGGATGCACTGTGCTTGCACCTTTCGAGGGTGCCGCAACACGACCTGGGACGCCTGGAAGAGCAGGATCTCCCTAGGCTTCCAAGGCTCGGCGACAAAACTGTACCACAGGCCGTCATCTCTGTTCGTGTCCTTATACAATCCATGACAGATATGTACGCGCGTCCGCACTTCGCAGCCCACTTGTACAGCATTCTGGCCAATATGGGCATCATACGGCCCTGGGCGTTCTATCTCGTGGGCCAGATAAAGGACCGCAGTGACGTCATCGGCGACATCCTGAAGAAAATGCGGCGCAACAATGTCTTCGGCGCGTTCACAAAGGCGACGGAAAACGTCTACTGCAGTTGCCTGCTCGTCGTCGATGACGGGGGAAGCTTGACTACAAGCCTCACTTGTTGGCCACCTGGCGGACAAAGCCTTTCATAG